AAGGTCCAGGGTTAGGATCTGTGACAAGTACAGCCCCATGGCTACTCACTGTTGCAGCAAGCAGCATAGATCGCAAATTCATCGACAAAGTTATTCTTGGAAATGGAATGACACTAATAGTATGTACCTTATCCTTAGCCATATGATTTGGCATGATTCAGTTCACATACAAGTCTCTTTAAGCTGCATTCTAATGAAGTGTTTAATTGAAACAGGGTAGTTCAATTAATTCTTTTGATCTAAATCGGGAGGATTTTCCTGTTATAAGTGGAAGTCAGGCGAAAACGACTAAATGCGAAGATGACTTAGCTAGGTATGTTCTACTGAAAAAACTTTGAACACTACTAAATTCTCAGATTCCTTAGCTATGTATTTCACATTTCAGCTCTTGCTTCCCCACTTGCCTAAACAACAGTCTTGTGAAGGCGAAGATTGTGATTTGCGACGATACTACAGGAATCGATGAGGCTAAGAGAGCTGGTGCTATTGGAACTATTTTAAGAGAAACTGGAATGTATGAAACAGTTCCATATCCTGTTCCGTTGCCTGCAGCAATCTTAAAGTCCAAAGAATTTGATGCTTTGACATCTTACATGCAATCTGCAGAGTATGATCTTACATTATTAGCCAATTATCAATTGCTTCATCTTCTTGATATGATATATTCTTCCTATACATTAATTGCAGGCAACCTATagcaaaaatattaaaaagtgAAACAATTAAAGATTCTATCGCACCTATAGTAGCTGACTTCTCCTCAAGAGGGCCTAATCTAGTTGTTGGAGATATTCTGAAGGTAGATGCAATCACAAGTCATGGTTATAGATTAAGGTATTTTTGGCACTTTACCCTTTTCTAAGATATTGAATTAAACACAATACAGCCAGATGTTGTTGCACCGGGAGTCGATATATTGGCAGCATATCCTCCTAACATTCCACCAACAACAAACCCTTTAGACAAGAGGTCGGTTGAATACAACATATTATTCGGAACTTCAATGGCTTGTCCACATGCAGCTGGTGTAGCTGCTTATGTTAAAACATTTCATCCAGAATGGTCTCCTTCTGCAATTCAATCTGCAATTATGACTACTGGTAACTTTTGATGTAGCCATCTCCTTCTGCTTGTATTCAAAacattacatttccatgcttgTTTTGTAGCTCTTCCTATGAATTCTACTGCAAATTCTGGTGCTGAATTCGCTTATGGATCTGGACATATAAACCCTTTGAGAGCTATAAATCCAGGACTTGTGTATGATGCACAAAAGGCAGACTACATAACATTTCTCTGCAGCACAGGCTATAATGAAAGTAAAGTCAGACTCGTTTCGGGAGATAATAGTACTATTTGTCCTCAAAGTACTAAGGAATCACTATGGAATTTGAATTACCCTTCTTTGACTGCTAAAGTTCCTGTTAATGAGTCTTTCACTATCAGTTTTGTGAGAAGAGTCACCAATGTTGGCATTCCTAGATCAACCTACAAAGCAGAGGTTTTGACGACTTCAAACCTTAAGATCGAAACAGTGCCCGATGTCCTCTCCTTTAACTCCATAAATGAGAAGAAAGCTTTCAATGTGACCATTAAAGGTGCAGGTTTGACCAATAAGCAAATCATGTCCGCATCAATGGTGTGGTCTGATGGAAGTCATTTCGTAAGAAGTCCAATTGTAATTTACTCATATCAAACTGAGTGATTACTTGCATTTTGTTGGCTTCTTTTGTTCAAATAATGTCTCCATTATTGATTTTGATACTTTTGTATGAAATTTCAAATAAAGCAATTATTTATGTTTTCATTATATATCTTGATTTGTTATCATGTGGAACTCTTGATCAACGTTAGTTTCGAAAATCACAGATAATTAAAAGATTAACAAGAATATAAATATCTCTTCAAAATATAGGAATATCCACAGTGGCGGAACCATCAATTTAGACTTgagggggctaattttagccaTGCTGTTGAtgataaattttcaaagtccaacacaaattttttttaacctccaacgcgttaaaattgtaaaaatgttatcattttttaaaataaataaaaacatgtaTCTTTAACCATgtcatctacctttaaatattgaaataatattacatagagtcaatatataCTAATTTTAGGAGGGCTATAGGGACAAATCGACCAGTACTCAAGGGCGGAGCTGGTGTCCGGGGGGCTCCGGGCCCCCGAGCCCtgggctggctccgcccctgaatATCCATTCTCTAAGATTCAAAATTAAAACTTCACAATAGTAATAACTGTTCCTCATAAAGAAAAAATGTCCAACAGGAACATAGCATCAATCTAAATGTTCAATAAAGCAGAAGTCTCAAGTTCTTGTTGTTTTCAGAAGGGGAAAATGAAACTTTTGGCCCCATAAACTTGTCAAAATGTTGAGTTTTGACATTGGTGTTACAAAGCCATTCACTATATTGATTAGAAAAAAACGCAGCAGTTGGTTCGAATTTGACACAATTACATCAAATTAAATCATGGTAAAATTATTTAAACAATGATGTAGAGTATAAAACACAAAATACTACTCAACTCCAAATGTGTAAACAACAATTGGACTCCTCACAATATGACTACCATCATACCACACCAGTGCTGAAGACACGATTTGTGCATCAGGCAAACCTCCACTACTAACAGTCACATTGAAAGACTTCTTCTCATTAATGGACTCAAAAGAAAACTCTTCAGGAACCACTTTGATATtaataagttttgaatttgaccAAACATTAGCTCTGTAGATGGATTTCGGGAGTCCGACATTGGTGACTGTTCTGATAAAACTGAGTGTGAAAGACTTGTTGACTGCAACTCTGGCAGACATAGAAGGGTAATTCAAGTTCCTTGGCGAAGCCTTATCAGATCCTCGAGGACAAGTAGTACTGTTATTTCCGGAAACGAGTCTGATACTACTTTCATTATATCCTATGCTGCAGAGAAATGTAAGGTAATCTTCTTTTCCTGCATCATACACAAGTCCAGGATTTACAGCTCTTGAGGGGTTTATGAGTCCAGATCCGTAAGCCAATTCTGTGTCTGAATTTCCGGTAGTATTCATTGGAAAAGCTACAGAAAGCATTGAAATGTATGTGAATTGTGAtgtatattatgaacttaagaTTGAAGGAGGAAAATGATCATATATCAGTCTACCAGTAGTTATAAGTGCAGATTGAATTGCAGCAGGAGACCAATTTGGATTAAATGTTTTAACATAAGCTGCTACAGCAGCTGCATGTGGACAAGCCATTGAAGTTCCTGATTTTATGTTGTATTTAACTCTCCGCCTGTCCTCACCGATTGAGGGTGGCGCATTAGGAGAAAAGGCTGCTAATATATCAATCCCTGGTGCAACAACATCTGGCTGCATTTTATCTTATCAATGCATTAGAAAATTTGATTATATAGTACTGATGAAATAGTTATTGATTGTATGATTATATCTACCTTCAGAAGATCCGGAACAATCATATTTGGTCCTCGTGAAGAGAAGGAAGCAACTAATGGCGCGGTGGAATCTTTAACAGCTTCACTCTTTAGTATTTGtgctacagggtctctgcaatTTATGGCAAACAAATCACTAAAGGAAATAAGAAGCAGTCGAGATGTTACGTACCTAGATTACTTATGTATGAACATACTTTATGGAATTCATGTACGTCCTGAGAGCTACAAATTTTTCATAACTTAAAGTTATGGAAGGTAATGGTACAGTATAGGAAACATCCTCCGTCATGCCATTACTTTGTAGGACACAACCAACAGCACTGGTTCGATATGCCTCTGTGTATCCTTCTGCATTTTCACAAACCACAATCTTCCCCTTCACTATACTCTCGTTTAGACAACTGTAGCGGCAAAAACTGAAATGCAACAATATTAAAAGTTAACTGTAACTTTCTTCTGTTTATACATTTACTTATAGACTGATTTAGGCAAGTAGAATTTACCTTGCATCCGAATCTGAGCAGTTAGCTGCTTTTGCATTGCTTCCATTTATCACAGGAAAACTTTGACCTTTTAGATCAAAAGAATTAACAGAATTCCCCTGTGACCATGAAATTGTTCATTAGAATGAAGCTTGAGGAGACTGCTAATTGAAGAATATGATTAATGACATAAAATGCATACTATTAGTTCCTTTTTGTTCCCGAGAATAACTTTGTCAAGGATTCGGCGATCTGTGCTGCTGGCTCCCACAGAGAGGATCCATGGTGCTAAACTTGATATAGAGCCAAAATCAGGACCACTGTTCCCGGCAGATTGAGAAGTGAATATTCCTTTCTCCATTGCATGGAAAGCTCCAATTGCAATCACATCATCAGTATAATTATAATGTGGATAAGGAGCTCCTACTGAAATGGTTATAATATCGACTCCATCAGCGATAGCATCATCGAATGCTCCCAAGATATCTGCTGATCCACAATGTAGATTAGATAGACAAACACGATAGGCAGCAATCCTAGCAGAAGGTACTCCTCCTCTTGCAGTACCATTTGCCAACCCGAAAAAGCTTGCATCCTTTACATTCCTCCCAACTGCTGTTGATGCAGTATGTGTACCATGGCCAGCATAGTCTCTTGCTGTATTAGCAGTCGGTCCAATTTTTATATAGTTTCGAGCTCCGATTAGCTTGCTGCAATGCAAACAAATTAGTATGCAAAGCATATTATACATGTTTAAAATTATGGTTAAAGGGACAGAAGCATGTTAATCAGAACTTGTTGCAGCTGAAATTATTGCCGCCTAAACAGCTTCCTTTCCACTTCTTTGGTGGAGGACCAAAACCTTCATCATTGAAACTTTCTGATTCAGGCCAGATTCCAGTATCTAGAACACCAATTACAAGATCACTTTCAGCACCCGGATTTCTGTGTGCAGTCtcctcaaaacccacaaagctcCAGGATCTTGTAGTATGAAGTTGATAATTTCCGCTTGGGATAACCGATACTACTTTCTTGGAGCCTGTAATATTTCATTCAATTCAATAGAATGAGATTCCCATACGGGTATTAAACACACTACAAGTGTTTTACCAGCGGAAATCACCAACAGAAGAATAAATTCCGCTAGTAATCACCATTGGAATAGCAGTGGATTGGTGTCGGCTGATAATCAACAGCGAAATAGCAGCAGAATTAAGTTTTCGCTGGTGAATTGTAATCTTACCAGCGGAATTTTAACATACCTACAGAATTTTGCtggaaattaaaataataataataaatatataactttttttattaGGCGGGAATACTGATTTCACTTAAGTGGGAATTATTTCTATTCtctccccattttttattttgagattttcTACTTCTAATTTCCCTCTCCCTTTTCTCTCTCGACTGTAACCtaactcttctctctttccctcGAGATCCCTCCCCCcctcttctctttctctctcgaTCAGTCACCACTCCCTCACCTTTCTCTCTCTCGCACTCGCTCCATTCATATCCTTTCTATTACTAGGACGGATTACTCAAAGTCATCTGACAATTACTCGGACAAATTGTATTACTCGGACGGAAGAGCTGTGAGCTATATACTTCTGTATTTTAGGTAAGTAAGCTTTTTAGATTTGCTAattttcaaaatgagtttggggCTTTTAATTTTGAATGGGACTACTTCATGTTGTTAGATTTGCTAATTTTCGGAATGAGTTTggggcttttatctgtttaatAAGAACATGCAGTAAAAAGCTTTAAACAAATCCAAGGCCCTTAAGGTGATATGTGCAAAGCTGTATGAAATAGAAAGGTGATATGTGCAAAGCTGTATGAAACAAAACTTATATCAAAAAGGGGTTGGAAATATTTGTCGGAAATAATCACTGGCCAAACATGGGACGGAATAATCCTTCTGTGTCTAGAATTCACCAGCGGAATTCTGGGACCCAAGTTGGGTCCGATTAATTTTCTGACGGATCCAAAACCATGGTCGGTATGCGGGAGCAGCGGGCCTTTTTCCAGCGGATCTGAATCTGCTAGTAATCCGTGGAGATATCAATTTCCGACGGAATTCTGCCCATCACCAGCGGATATTTCCGTCAGAATTcatgtttttcttgtagtgacatatatatgtatatatatgactTACTGGCTAGCTGTTTTGCCTCAGAATCAAAGAGCATAGCAGCAAATCCATTGAAGCTCCTGTTGTAACTTCTGAGCAACAAATTTTCGGCATTGCTGGAGACAGAGAAAGTAGGAAGAAATTCAATATATAATTAAAGAAAGATGAGATTTGAAGGCATAATAATGATATGTAGTACCTGGTTCCAGTAATTCCTTGAAGCAAACTCAGGTGGTGAGATGATAGTGAGTATTCCTCTGGAGGAAGCGACCCCATGTAAACAATGTGCAGCTACGAAACAAGTTTGATAATTTATGTATTAATCAAAtctaaatttaagaaaattgacAAGCCAATAGTTACTTACCTTCCTATCTCCATCTGCAGTAACCCTTAATAAGCTTACAATGAATATCAAACCAATGCTAAAACAATGATGCAATGACTTGAAAATCTTAGCCATTTTTGAATTATCACTGTCTAGTCTTGAGAGAAGGTGTAGTTTTATAGTCAAACTTACTCAAACAATTTTTTGACAAAAAGGGATTTTTATCCCTTTATGGCTAATGCTTTGTGTGTCAAGTATTAGGTTTGACAGATTGTATTGGAATAGAACATAGgctagaagaagaagaattagaaAGACAGAAAGAAGAAAGGATAGGAAAAGGAAATAGTATTCTTCATTAATTGAGGATGCAAAAATGACTCATATATAGCAGTACAGTCACCAGATGGCAATTACAGTTACATACAGGACAAAACAGTACAGTAACTGTGACAGACTAGTGACAACTGTCTTTAGGGAATAATGCAAAAGCTAATAGAATAAAGGCTATAAATGACAGAATAACAATTAACGAAGGGGACGTTTGGTTCGCATAGGGGTAACGAAATGGAATCAAGAACTGAATGCTCTTGTTTGTTTCAGTTTCACAAAGGGAATGATATACATGTGATTCCTTTGTGactgtttggttcaaatgaggtaataattTAAAGTTGTGTTTTATACATACATGTGTTTATATTACTTTAATCACATGTAAATATAAGATTGAAAATCAAATTATTcaaccattaaaatcaaaagacgatgaaattgaagaaactgaaataaaataaataaaagaaaatgcataaatattctattttaaaaaaataattattttaaaataatttaaaataaataccaaaactgaataatataataaaagaaaaatgtttgtcaaaattattttttaggataaaaaagtaaaaataaataagtataaggatcaaaagtgagattagtttagggataaaaaatataaataaataaataaatataaggatcaaaataaaaatcaaaaagtaaaaattggtcaaaaatatttttttaagaataaataaataatatataagtataaggatcaaaagtgaaattaatccaataattaaaaaagtaaaaataaataaatatacgtaccaaaataaaaattaaaaacaaaatagagattaaaatgaaattttataagGAATGTAGATGTTCAAATTAGTGAAAGAGAGAGGGGGGAAAATGAACAGAAAACCTTAGGGGATTGGGGAAtgagtgttggtcccttataactttacaagtatagttccaagggggggttaggaactatttaaactttttcttaatttaggacagacttcttttcttaggagaaaaggttttaacagcggcactgagtaaacagcaagacactggcttagtcaactggtgactaggtcagtttcttaaatTGAGtaaggagatagcacttagagtctattcctgagctcagatgtttgatgcgcacaactcagcttgacctctttacttggtcaatttttggttatttaaacaagcaatatatatataagagtttaaggtaagaaatatgttactcagcagatttatccaggttcggcttcttagcctacatcctgtccccggaacacgttccgagctttcgaatcctctactgaatcctctactgagctctttaaaggtagagcctcaaaccttttacaatcttagcaactgagtataacaagagtaccttcctctatacctctactcaatcctaatctctcgctgagtactataaccgagtactcagcctctcctttctaatctctagaaatgataagtgtttgtcctaaacaatgtttgctaagacaccttagatgattgaataatcactctagacttttacataaaagatatgaaatatagtgtaagattgctttgctttttgcttgcagaacttgtgtagaaatttggtcagcgtaatggcttgatcaagttctattttgaatgaagcttctgatggcactatttatagagacgtcttgaggcatcggtcatttcgaatttcgaaataaccgttggagggaaacggcttcctgtcgttgtcatcctgacttgctcagagctctcggccaatcagatttgagtatcttctgtcctcggtcagcttttggtcagctcggcagagtgtctctccatttatggtaatgtcaactagacagcatactgtgtcgtctgaactttacccaaagtggaaacactttgtctggaagttttccttagtcagctgctgtcttgtacgctttgtcgaatcaactcagcagcttcgttccgaagttgttccctgaagatcttctagatccttcttccgttgagttgcgttttgtccacaacgacaacgttttgtcattcacgggccgagttgtcttgaacagtttgacttgggctttgactcttgtattgagcttgggccttttaatccttatgtcttataagcaatttttaactcaacattgaacaaacacattagtagaataaatcaaagcatttaaacttagtgtgtttagaatatgtttttaattatacttaaacaattttgtcaaatcaaaattatgtggaaaggtgtttcaacaaactcccccattttgatgttggcaaaactattcagcgaagaactcagtattgagctcccccatgatagttgacctaatataacttagcaaactcccccgtaagggttgagctactaacttggttttactctaaacaattgaaggtttaatcgagtaagtctaaggtcagttttcagatataggtcagctcatggaacatattctattttactcagtgtttaagcggaagttataACATTCAGAgagtgctgagtaatttgttgttcaatgagttttataagacaatattttataatcatataggtcaatgtcaaacatgttatcagcatttggttcaatcaataagttttataagcatcaaacatagctgatttaattgaagatacataatgacataataCACAGCATCGTATAAAGACAATTCATAACTCATGGTttgaacagaagatgcaagtattgatatttaatatagGTAGTCAGCGTTTACAAACAAAAGTAACAAAAGTTCAAGACAGGCATAGagactacatacttagcctatactgagctagcctatatctatttctttctcttctgtttggactgactagactcatgctgtgttctcgcttgttctttctcccccgttttgtcagcattgGGAGGAGGTAACCTAAAGGCGTCAGTAAGGACGGCTCTtgtcagttctgtggacagcgccttaagtctatcggcgctttcattgacaccatcaaaaattgcaactccatcacCTGATACCTCGGCaggtatattgagttcagcagcgctgatcatgcttacaACGTTTTGTCAttcacgggccgagttgtcttgaacagtttgacttgggctttgactcttgtattgagcttgggccttttaatccttatgtcttataagcaatttttaactcaacattgaacaaacacattagtaaaataaatcaaagcatttaaacttagtgtgtttagaatatgtttttaattatacttaaacaattttgttaaatcaaaattatgtggaaaggtgtttcaacaatgagAACAGAGGAGTTAACGGCAAACCCAAAACTAAAAGAGAATAACATGAATCattgaattaataaaataagCACCAACAAAAAGAACAAACTCTCTTCTTTCCTTTACCCTTTCCTAAAAACCCCagaataaagggaaaattataaaattggatcaaatagGAGACccgtttacatatttaacccatttactcaacctactacatatctagactatttttgtatgacttttccaaaataccctcaatatgtttgtaattttacggCGCGCTcgtctccctcccgtctgacttcgcgaaacgatgctTTCACAAAGTAtgtgaagctaatgtttggtttggttgatgattttaatctgCATATGCGAAATCTGGACGTGTTTTTAAGAGttttcgcgaagtggtatataacaaaaaatgtcaaacaacaagggattataacattaaaatcataacattatcaaaatttacaacaagattatCATAATAACAgtattaaaatcataatattatcaaaatttacaacaaaattggcacaataaactcctaacaaatcacttcaaaagTGAACCTGGCGAATCTGGACGGAAATTTCTCCATGGACTTCCAGtccagactttttgggatggACATTTCCCATGGTGCACATCAAAATTGGCACAATCTTTCCGAAcgaatcattttaaagtgaatgtgtcaatcttgagggaaatgTATCCCTATACAAGAAGGAAAGTCATCTTCCCTGCAGCTcaatacgccgccttccagaaaggtatgttatgtattcaaccactgtcacacccgaccctaaacagCATCGGGTATAAAGGAAAAATAGGATAACAAACATGTAAGTCTAAAAGGCGAACCGATTTTCTATGAATAAAACTTTATTTgaactacctaaagttttatttaatcatttggcTTGAACTCGATAattttatcaagcttcctacgtatctcGAATATCTTtgaatctttaaatcgggaatcaaagccacataGTTCTAtctattttaggtagttttaATAGGTAGCTCTCTTAACTTATTGAGACGTTGATGAAATTAATTTACTTCACTCTATTGTTATATAGATTTATTTTATTACTATTCACAATACTGTTAATAATGTCCATAAACGAATATTTAGtatcccgtatttatttaatatttttaatttaaaaaaatcacattatcaaatcaaatcaaatcacaaataaatattaatatcttTATATCagcattttatcaaatcaactcgtaaccaaaaacgtaaaaccttatatcaaaatgaaCTCATAGccgaaaacataaaaccttatatcaaaatcaattcatAACCGATAACATAAAACTTTATATCCattctagagtttctccccttatgtATCAATCCATAGCCACACATATCAAGAATcacatagtcgagacgtctctttaaccttgcctaatcctGTATTGATCTTAccccacacttcgctgccaatacccgactagatCTTCACGCTGTATACATATGCCAcgttcctcactgaacatggtctttaAATATCTACCACCCGTCCagattactctagatggatatatataa
The sequence above is drawn from the Euphorbia lathyris chromosome 6, ddEupLath1.1, whole genome shotgun sequence genome and encodes:
- the LOC136232905 gene encoding subtilisin-like protease SBT4.3 isoform X2, whose product is MAKIFKSLHHCFSIGLIFIVSLLRVTADGDRKLHIVYMGSLPPEEYSLSSHHLSLLQGITGTSNAENLLLRSYNRSFNGFAAMLFDSEAKQLASSKKVVSVIPSGNYQLHTTRSWSFVGFEETAHRNPGAESDLVIGVLDTGIWPESESFNDEGFGPPPKKWKGSCLGGNNFSCNNKLIGARNYIKIGPTANTARDYAGHGTHTASTAVGRNVKDASFFGLANDILGAFDDAIADGVDIITISVGAPYPHYNYTDDVIAIGAFHAMEKGIFTSQSAGNSGPDFGSISSLAPWILSVGASSTDRRILDKVILGNKKELIGNSVNSFDLKGQSFPVINGSNAKAANCSDSDASFCRYSCLNESIVKGKIVVCENAEGYTEAYRTSAVGCVLQSNGMTEDVSYTVPLPSITLSYEKFVALRTYMNSIKDPVAQILKSEAVKDSTAPLVASFSSRGPNMIVPDLLKPDVVAPGIDILAAFSPNAPPSIGEDRRRVKYNIKSGTSMACPHAAAVAAYVKTFNPNWSPAAIQSALITTAFPMNTTGNSDTELAYGSGLINPSRAVNPGLVYDAGKEDYLTFLCSIGYNESSIRLVSGNNSTTCPRGSDKASPRNLNYPSMSARVAVNKSFTLSFIRTVTNVGLPKSIYRANVWSNSKLINIKVVPEEFSFESINEKKSFNVTVSSGGLPDAQIVSSALVWYDGSHIVRSPIVVYTFGVE
- the LOC136232905 gene encoding subtilisin-like protease SBT4.3 isoform X1; its protein translation is MAKIFKSLHHCFSIGLIFIVSLLRVTADGDRKLHIVYMGSLPPEEYSLSSHHLSLLQGITGTSNAENLLLRSYNRSFNGFAAMLFDSEAKQLASSKKVVSVIPSGNYQLHTTRSWSFVGFEETAHRNPGAESDLVIGVLDTGIWPESESFNDEGFGPPPKKWKGSCLGGNNFSCNNKLIGARNYIKIGPTANTARDYAGHGTHTASTAVGRNVKDASFFGLANGTARGGVPSARIAAYRVCLSNLHCGSADILGAFDDAIADGVDIITISVGAPYPHYNYTDDVIAIGAFHAMEKGIFTSQSAGNSGPDFGSISSLAPWILSVGASSTDRRILDKVILGNKKELIGNSVNSFDLKGQSFPVINGSNAKAANCSDSDASFCRYSCLNESIVKGKIVVCENAEGYTEAYRTSAVGCVLQSNGMTEDVSYTVPLPSITLSYEKFVALRTYMNSIKDPVAQILKSEAVKDSTAPLVASFSSRGPNMIVPDLLKPDVVAPGIDILAAFSPNAPPSIGEDRRRVKYNIKSGTSMACPHAAAVAAYVKTFNPNWSPAAIQSALITTAFPMNTTGNSDTELAYGSGLINPSRAVNPGLVYDAGKEDYLTFLCSIGYNESSIRLVSGNNSTTCPRGSDKASPRNLNYPSMSARVAVNKSFTLSFIRTVTNVGLPKSIYRANVWSNSKLINIKVVPEEFSFESINEKKSFNVTVSSGGLPDAQIVSSALVWYDGSHIVRSPIVVYTFGVE